GTTCTTGAATTAAACCTTGCGATGACTCAACAGACACTCACAGCTTTTCTAACAGCTGGTATTGGCCCTGTGCCCATGACTGAAGGGTCAAGGCCTGCCTGAGCCCAGGAAGTGATGCGTGCCATTGGTTTTAAGCCCCGCCTCTGGGCCTCTGATTGGCTCATAAGAACAGTAGCTGCGGCACCATCATTTATGCCTGTTAAATAAAACCATCACAATAGTGGTGCATTATTATCGTTACAGGTTGAAGAGGACTCCAGTTATGTCATGATAACAGAGTGAGATGTCACCAATACCTGACGCATTACCGGCTGTCACGGTACCAGAACCATCCTTTACAAAACAGGGCTTCAGTTTGGACATTGCATCAATATTGCTGCCATGCCGAGGAAACTCATCAACTTTGACCTCGACTGGACCTGATAAGGGAAGAAAGGTTAACAGTTaggttatctttgccatgatgacagtaaataatatttgactagatatttttcaagacacttctatacagcttcaagtgacatttaaaggcttaactaggttaattatgttaactaggcaggttagggtaattaggcaagctattgtataatgatggtttgttctgtagacagtcaaaaaaatatatagcttaaaggggctaataattttgaccttaaaatggctttcaaaaaattgaaaactgatttcattctagccgaaataaaacaaataagactttctccagaagaaaaactaatatcagacatactgtgaaaatttccttgctctggtaaacatcatttgagaaatatttaaaaaagtagaaATATTTCTAAGTAGAAAAGAGCCTCTTGCCTTTCCTAGAGGGAACGGTGACTGGCACAATTTCTTTGTCAAAATAACCAGCCTTCTGAGCTGCTTCAGTTCGGTTCTGTGACGTCACAGCCAGTTGATCCTGAGCCTCACGGGACACCCCCCACTGCTTGGCAACATTCTCCGCTAAGACAGGAACACAACCAAAACTAGTTCAATTACCCTGCTGCTAAAAGAAACAAATGTAGTCTGTTTTAAGAGATTACCTGTGATTCCCATGTGGTAGTTATAAAAAGCATCTGTGAGTCCATCAGTCAAtatggtgtcctgcagagttgcATCTCCCATCTTCACCCCTGACCTCATTTGCACTATATGAGGAGCCTGATGGGAGGAACAATCACTGTGTGGTTATTCTTAATTATGTCATCCTCTCCTCAAAACCCAAAACTCTTTATTTGAGTATATCTGAGTACATTTGGCCCATATATAGATTATGGGGAAATTctaaaatatagatttaaaattcaaaaccaaaatcaagtttCAAGCTTGACCTGTATATAATTTGCATTTAGTATGAATGTTTAGAGGAAATATTATTGTCTTTTTGTGAACAAATGTACATGCTTTTTTTGGAACATGcttgtttaaaatatgtttggAACATGCATATTGTTCAAGTTAAAAATTACTAGgatataaatagttttaaaaataatcaccaaaaactatttaaaaacctttataaaaataatttttaaatgttttaattagtaGCACCTGTCGTTAAGGTCATTTTGAATGTGAGGGACATTTTGGAAAACAGAACAGAAGGGAAGAAGTGGCCTTACCCGACTCATGCTCTCCATGCCTCCTGCTACCACTATAGTGGATTCTTTCGTCATGATAGACTGAGCACCAAGACACACAGACTTCAGGCCAGATCCGCAGATCATCTGACAGCTCCATGCTGGAACTGAGTATGGGACACCAGCACCAACACTTGCCTGTCGCGCAGGGTTCTGCCCGTGACCTAAACAGAGTAAAATGAAAAGCTAAAATGATTCATGACTCTTGATTCATTTGCACACAAGGTGTAAACACTGAACCGGGTCCTTATTTCACAGCAAATAGTTTTTGCTTAAAACGTTCTCAGGATTATTAGTCAtaattgcatgtttatttataagaattgAACCTATTTATAGAGTTCTCTAATTAGCACTGTTACTATTAGAGTTTATAACGTAGTAATTGaattattaacagtaaaaatgcAATTACAATGAAGAATGTGATAACATTTTAAGCTAAAACAACCAGACACCCGTGTTGACAAGCCAGttattaaaatgaatgttttagattttattatcttattttcatttttggagggAAGAAATGCAGACAAAGACAAGAAGCAATCTTTTTTTAATACAGACACGTTGAGCTCCTGTAGTGTGTTTAACATTTGTGCACAAAAATACAAACTATACTTTACCTTCACTGTCACTGAAGAGCTTTATATATTAATATGGCAGGCAGGCTAGAAAACACCATGTAGAACATCATGTAGTGTTAAATTCTACCTGCAGTCAGGACATGACCCATGATGACCTCCGAGACCTCTTCTGGCTTCACATTGACCCTTTTCAGCACATCTTTAATGACCAGCGTTCCCAATTCATGGAGGGGTACACTACTTAGGGCTCCATTAAACGCCCCTGTGGATAAAAGGCGAAAATATGCATACGTTTGTGTTAATTGAAcaattaaaggaaaaaaagagGTTTATCtattttatctactttttaataaaaatgtaatctattTAATCTATTACCATGACAAAACCATAAGttataaaaaattaacatttaatttatttatttttatcatttgcaTAATTACAGGTTtacttaacattcattcattcgttttctttttggcttggtgcctttaataatcaggggttgccacagcagaatgaaccgccaacttatccagcacatgttttacgcagcggatgcccttccagctgcaacccaacaatgggaaaTTTACTTATTTAACATTCTACAGCTAATTAATATggttaaataatagtaaatatggTCACTAAATCATAGTAACAAACAAAATACTAAAAGCACGTGCATGCGAAAACAgacaaaatacagttttaatgCTTTATTTGCGATATATCTCTGTAAATATGTTGATTTAAACACCATAATTTACTTAATGAATACTAGCTAATAGTGTATAAGGATTTGTGAAGGTTTTGCTGATTGACCTGGCCATGGTGCTACAATaacttgaccaatcagaggatAATGAACACTAGGGAGAACACAGAGCAACCAATCAGAGCACGAACACACAGGAGAGAACGCCAAGCAACCAATCAGAGCAGCTTTACGTTCCTTCTGCACCATAGCGAGACAGTCCAAGGCAGCCGTGGTGTAGCACAATCATGCAAATAAACAACTGAGATAAAAACAAATACGATTAACATAAACTCTCCATCAGATTCATCTTGCTGATCACCTTGTTTTGTTCTTCCTTCAGGTAACTTAACCGCACAGGACATACAACTTTCAACTGTAACCTATAAACAAGCTGCAGATAACAGCTACAAAGGTAGGATGTAACGTTACATAGCATAGTGAGAGAAAAGAAGCATAAAGATTAAGTTTACCTATAGGAGTCCTTGCGGCAGAAACGATAACAATCGCATCCGTGTTCATCTTTGCTGTCGGGCAGGTTGGTTACGTGATTGGTAGGCTGGCTCTTTCTGAATGCAAGTTGTTGTACTGCGGAGCCTCCTACTTGTCGGTGTCCCATTCATTTGATAAAAAGCATCCGAAAGCTTCATCGTCATCACACCAGAAGGGTAGGATGCATTGGTTTTATTTTGAGGTAGCGCCATCTAATGGTGTGGACGGCTAACTAAAACCTGCACCGCCAACTTCACTACAAACCAGTCGTTTATTAAAATGTCACTTCTTTACAGCAAAACACTTCAAACGTCAGTTTACTACATGGTTTAATTCATTAACATGATGTTAGTAAACAGACAACCATTTTAACAAATCATAGCGGAAAAACAAAGCAAGAACTAAGtcatattaaaatttttattgatatttggtCAGTACATGAAAAGGATCGAAATCAGAATTTAACAAGATACATCTCGAAAAACTACACACAAGTCAAACAAAAACGTTTTCTCTCATGTTGAGGAACAAAAAAAGTTCAACATCAGGAAACTAAGGACTCTGAACTTGCAGTTTCAAGACTTAATTGAGCATTGATACATCACACGTAGCTAAATCATTCAGAGTTCTAGCAAGTGAGCAAATGAACAGTACAGAACCAAGTGTTTATATCACTTTGACAGAGGAAAATGGTTTAAAATTCtttcattaaaagaaaaaaaaaatcaaatatacaaACGCAGTGTTGCTCATTTTATAAACGTAATCAATTTTGAGCATTTAGTAAATGCACTGAAATAGGTTATGATGGGAAGGAGggtacaaaacaaaaatgatgctTGACCATTTCTTGAACAAGAACCAACTGGCCTGAAGTGTGAAAGGTTTTTTGTTTGTCGcgagttacttaaaaaaaatgaacagaaacTAGAAGAATGTTACAAAACAGACCCTGCAGAGGCATTGGAGGTGTTGGTGGCAACTGCTGCTGCAGATGAGTCCAGGCCATTCTGAGTGCTGTGCCGCGTACCCGCAGTCCTGCTGCCTTTGGGGACAGCAGTGGCCTCATGGGAGTCAGCATTGGAGTCTGTATCGTTCGAGTGCTGGGTCACGGACGTCTCACTACCTGTAGGTGAGTCCACGCTCTCATAGCCTGCACTTAGCTGAGTCACGTACCCTTCTCCACCCCTCTGGCTCACTGTATCTTCTGAGTGGTTGGAGAGTTTTGATATGCCATCATGGGTGGGGCTGGAGACAGAGGGCGATGGAGGGTAATCTTCATCTGCGCTGCTTGCTTCCCTGTACAGACTAGAGCCGGATGCACCCCTCTGAGACGAGTTCCCATTAGAGGGTCCGTTGGACACCCTTCCGCAGTCTTTCCCCACATTTGAACTGGAGGCGTTGGCTGATTCACTCTGAATGGAAGGTTCGGAGGCCGTTGAAGGGGAAGTTCTGCTTGGGCCAGCTCCACTAGAAGTGCCTTGGGATTGGTTCATCTGAGACAGCTGCTGCCTGGTCTCCCTCAGCTGCTGCTGCAGAACCAAGATGGTGCTCTGCATGCCCTCCACCTCCTCATCCAGCTGAATGATGAAGTCATTCAGCTCTGGACCACAAAAATACatgggtgcaaaaaaaaaaaagaagaaaaaaaagacaacacaCAAAGATGAGTTGAAATGTTCAAAACAATCCAGAATGGAGTTGACCAAAGAAAGACTTTCGCTTACCATCTTGGCTGCTCTTGAGCTCTTCGCTGTACTTCTTCTGCAAGGCGAGCTCGGCCTCCAACTGGGCTATGCGCCCCTGGGAAAGCTGCCTACCCAACTCCTGATTCTCCTGGATCAGCATGCGACATTTCGCCATCAGCTTCTTACCAGTCTGGCTGCAAGGGAAACAAGTCTAACATCACATCGTGAACATGGCCACAGGGTCAACATAAGTGACCATTGCATTTACAAACTAGAAGGTTTATTACTAGAAGGTATTAGCCAACCAGAAATAGCTTCCAACTCTCCAATGGCCACACTGATCTTCGGACTGGTAAATATAGTTGACCATTAGAATATGTTTACATGCACTTATGAAAGCAGCTTGTTATTCGTAAGATAGTTAACATGATTTAACATTGGCAGAATGCCAGCAGAGATTGTGTCTTATGTAGTCATGTAAATGCATTAGCAGAGTGCATGGAAAAAGATTAGACAGCCAAATGAATATCAATCGTGCTACATGTATACGCTGCTTATACAAAACATGCAAGCACAATGATACTTCCACAAATCTTTCACAATAAGCGGTTTCCTGGTgtgcatgtaaacatactcaacgACAATGAAGAAAATCAAGTAACAGTTCAAACAATACTGGGAAGAGATACGTGAACATTTGGCAGACCAAATCAAGTAAACCAACAAGTGCAATACATCTAACAGGATAGTATTCCAGGTTATTGACCATGGTGCAAAACCAATTAGCAAATTCAATTTCAATGACTAGTACCTACCTGTTAATCTAAAAATAACGAGCAACCAAACAATAATTGCATCagctgattaaaaaaaagactGGTCCTATACTACATAACAAAAAGTCATAACGGTGTTTTAAATGGTCCTGACATTTAATCAATGTCAGAGATCAATTTCTTATCACTGCAAAATATCACAAAGATGCAATAAAACTGCACGTGGCAGAGCGCTTCATTTAAATTAGCAGCACCTTTTACCCATATCTAGTAAAAAAAACTTGGCAAAGACTGTACTGATGTGTTGGGTGTGTTCTTTAGTAGTAGAATTTACTTGTGTGCTTTTCTGCCAGATACAGCAGTAACACCACTGTCCTTAAACAATAGGACTTAAACTCTTTTCAGAACAAAtgcttacattttacatttaagagCAGTTTCAGatcaaataaaacatcaaatacaaacGATTTCCTTAAACTAATTCAGCAACTTTTCTGGGCATACTACGAACTTCCAATGAAAAccgcttaatttttttaatgccaCTTTAGAGCAGTCAATATTTCAAAAGACTTTTGACTAAATTAAGTCATTTCAACTACTCTTGAATCACTCAGATAGAAAATTCAACAATAAAGTTGAAGTGTAACATATTGCTAGAACATttctaattatattaaaatacctGCAAAAAATGTGacctgagagaaaaaaaaagaaaatgaaattttCACTGGGTGACCGAAAAATCAAAAGTGGATTAGAAAGGTACACAAGTTAAAATACAAATGATCATACACAGACATTTGAACATTGAATAGTTGTACTATTCACACATATTACTATCACACATTGCACATTTGCATTCACATTCAAAAGAACAATTCTATTTGCATCCACAGCAGTTCAACAGCCAATTTAAGATAATTCAATTCGCTTGGACCACGCTGCTGTGAATGCAAGGTGTGTTTCCAGAGCAAAAACAAAGTATAATATTacgaacacaaaaaaagattaaagGTTTAAGACACTGTACCGTATGTCGCACCTGTGAGATGAACATATACCAAAGTCTTTGCAGATCAGAAAGTCTGATTCCTCCCCCAAAGTCTTACATCATAAAGGCTTCCTCCCCCAAAGTCTTAAGATTGCTTAACTCCTCCCCCATTTCATTGCATCACACTACATTCCCGCCtccctgttttacattttagattctTAACCAGAGTCTCAAAGCATCTATGAAGGAGTTTAAATGGGGCATTTTCCTCTGCAACACATTTAGTTGGGCCATgtcatgttttaaatgttcaatCAGTGACCATTAAGCTACAGTTCAATCAGCTCCAGAGCCAACGCTTTGCTCAAGTCTTTCATAGGCCGCCTTATTTGTTACAGGAAGCTTTCTAACACGGGCTGGAAGGGGGGCGTTTCCGACGTGACCACCTCTTCAGGAACAGTCCCGATTCCTTCAGGCTTCTGTACCATGAGGGGTGTGGGGGGGAGAGAAAGCTGAAACAAAAGTGTCACCTGACCAAACTGCCGTGTTCTGTTCTGATTTTACATTACGATACGTGTAATAGCAGAgcaatacaaaagaaaaaatgtctTTTGTTCTGAGCTTTTTGCTTTAAAGTCTGAGTCTCGTTGTGAGCAACACATTTCAGTCTTCCCCCACCATTATCTGCACTCCTGCAGAGGAGAAGGTGGGGGTGAATCAGGAAAGTCTTGACTTTTTGTTTGGAGGGGGGAGTTATTTTAGTTTACCTATCAGGTGTAAATTTCCAGGCACTCAGTTCATTTTGGGCTTGCTCCAGTTTGTCTTTAGTCTGTTCCAGTTCAGCCTTCATTTTGAGGAAAAATAAGTTGATGGCAGGGTCCACCATGGACGATCTCAGCTGAGCTGCACTCGGTTGCTGGACTTGCTTCAGGTACTGGATTTGGGTCTGCAAGGTAAGACAGACCATTAGAATCTCAGCATTTCAAACTAATAACTAAAAGTCAATGGAGGCATGTATGAAAGTATGTATATGAATAAAAAACGTTTCAACTTTAAAGTTAGTATACAGTTAATGTTGTAATTTTTGAAACAATTGTTTAATAACAATATCTAGTTAATGAGTAGCTTGCATAACCAAACTTTGATTTGGAGTCCTAATATTGAACATTGAAAAACTCCAGAAGCTGTTCATAATGTCATTAGTAGCTGAAACCCAAAATGTTGTGCCTGAATGTGAAAGTTGCAGTAAAAGATGCAACACTCTAGTCATGCACAACGTTTTCTCTATGCCAGCATGTTGAAATGCTGGAAAAAAATAAGCTCATATCCGCTTCAGTACAACATGATGAATTACAGCTAGAATTTGGATGGCCGACATTTGAAAACACATTTGACTAGAACATAGCAGCTATTACATTTGCAATGTTTATTGATGTTTCACAAATCCTTAGAAAGAGAAATGCATCTGCTGcaagtaaacaaaaaacaaatcatcATGGTGGGGGCCCATGAGCAGCAGCAGCATCTCAAATCACATACACTCTTCTTGAGCGGACACTCATTTTGAATAACTTACTTGTCATTTCTGGCATTTTGTTCTGACACTGTTGCATGTTTGCCTAATGGATTTGGCAACCCGGGTATTTTAACATTACTGCAAACCCGTTTTAgctatgttctatacagtatgaatgtgcaTGGTATCTACTACATACACATTGTCAATCATGTGATCTACCAACATCTGTAATGTCACTTCACTGCCAATCACGACCCATCTACTATGGCACAAAATCATTTACATATCATTTATTATCACAtacaatattgatttattttctcagACATTGTTTTGCACATACTTAAGTATGCAATTAAGGCAGCACCTACAAGACTAAGACATTTAGGACTACTCAAACATATTTCCTAGAATAGACTTGATCATAAAGCAGAGGTAAACAGATgtagtagtaaaaaataaaacttactgTACACTCTTGCATTTCCTGCTCTTTAGTAGCAAGCCTCATCACCAGAATATTCTCTCTGCGTGCAGATTCCTGCTGTTGCTGCTTCAACTTCTCCTCAGACTCTTTCAGGCCTGTCACATCATTGGCTGCAGACATTTCAACATGAAACAGATGCATTAgttacaaacacttttttttatgcaataacattaatttaaaacaaagaCTGAATACTCTGTGCTTGAATAAACCACACAAGACTATAAATTATTCAGAACATTTGAGATGTGAACACTTACAGTTTAAATCAGCGTATTTCGCCTCAAGCATCTGGACGTAAGTTTCATGCTGTTTCCACCTACACACGGAAAGAAAACATACCAGCATTACAATTAAGACACTTTCAACTTGCATACTTTGTTTTTGTGGGAGAGAGAACGGTTACATACCTGGTACAGAGCTCCTCTCGAGTCAGCGTCTTCATGTCAGATTCATTAAGGCGAACCTGCAAgtacataaaagaaaataaagacttACAAAGAGACCTTGTTGCAGGAGAAAGAATCATATAATCAGATTAGACTGGGACAATGAGCTCACCTTCTTCGGGAGAGGTTCTTCATTGGTCATTCTGATCTCTGCAAGACAGAAGCATACAAAGCAAACACACAGTGagttcaaataaataattcaaagctACACATGCATTTCAAGCAACAATATGCAGAAAAGATTTAGAGACAGTTGCATGGATTTCACACGCCTACACGTGTGCTATAACGAATATAAGCCACCAGGAGCgaatgcttgtttttttgttttattcaaaatTACAAGATATTGTGGAGGAATTTGCTTAGTTAAATCCAGTTATGCACGTTCTGATAGTCAAAATGCAG
Above is a genomic segment from Danio aesculapii chromosome 20, fDanAes4.1, whole genome shotgun sequence containing:
- the wtap gene encoding pre-mRNA-splicing regulator WTAP, producing MTNEEPLPKKVRLNESDMKTLTREELCTRWKQHETYVQMLEAKYADLNSNDVTGLKESEEKLKQQQQESARRENILVMRLATKEQEMQECTTQIQYLKQVQQPSAAQLRSSMVDPAINLFFLKMKAELEQTKDKLEQAQNELSAWKFTPDSQTGKKLMAKCRMLIQENQELGRQLSQGRIAQLEAELALQKKYSEELKSSQDELNDFIIQLDEEVEGMQSTILVLQQQLRETRQQLSQMNQSQGTSSGAGPSRTSPSTASEPSIQSESANASSSNVGKDCGRVSNGPSNGNSSQRGASGSSLYREASSADEDYPPSPSVSSPTHDGISKLSNHSEDTVSQRGGEGYVTQLSAGYESVDSPTGSETSVTQHSNDTDSNADSHEATAVPKGSRTAGTRHSTQNGLDSSAAAVATNTSNASAGSVL
- the acat2 gene encoding acetyl-CoA acetyltransferase, cytosolic, producing MNTDAIVIVSAARTPIGAFNGALSSVPLHELGTLVIKDVLKRVNVKPEEVSEVIMGHVLTAGHGQNPARQASVGAGVPYSVPAWSCQMICGSGLKSVCLGAQSIMTKESTIVVAGGMESMSRAPHIVQMRSGVKMGDATLQDTILTDGLTDAFYNYHMGITAENVAKQWGVSREAQDQLAVTSQNRTEAAQKAGYFDKEIVPVTVPSRKGPVEVKVDEFPRHGSNIDAMSKLKPCFVKDGSGTVTAGNASGINDGAAATVLMSQSEAQRRGLKPMARITSWAQAGLDPSVMGTGPIPAVRKAVEKAGWKLDEVDLFEINEAFASQSIAVVQDLGLNPDKVNVCGGAISLGHPLGMSGCRVLVTLLHALQRTGGRKGVASLCIGGGMGIAMCVERE